taaaatatcattttcatccttaaacttttATAGAAGTTCATTTTTCATTCTTGAACTTTCAAAAGTTCATTTTTAATCCCTAAACTTTCTAAAACGTTTAACTTttcatccttccatctatgaCTGTTAATTTATGTCCTATGTGGCCTAACAAAATGATGACTTGGTATTTGACTTGGACCAAATGattctatttataaaattatggaCATATGGCAAAGAGCTATTGACACacatgaaataaatattttgtgatATGGCTTCCTTACAAACTGATGAggcatttataaaaaaaatccagcgAATATTTTTGTTAAGGATTTATTAGgatttaatataaaaacttaaagcaccaaaacattaaaaaaaaaatttaaaaaaaaaaaaaaaaaaaaaaaaacagttcaaGCTATCCATCTCCAATGACGTTTAACCAAAACTTACCAAATCTTTCATTCGtttttgatgttttgatggttttttttgtgtgtgtaggTTTTAGCATTAGCttctattattttatgattaagTTTTGGATCTTTAGGGTGTCATATATTGTGAGGCATGAACACCGGAagggttttttcttcttctattttttgagaaaacaccAAATCTTCTTGTAGTGTGGACTGGCGTGCATGTGAGGGCAGATTTTTTATGGACAAGGATGAAAGTCTTCGTAATTCGTAAAGGCCACTGTTTATTGGTTGCTAAGAAACCCACTACTTTGTTGTCATTATCATCATCTCCTAATTTCTCCAATGCTCTCCTTGTTTCTCTAGTGCTTGTCATCATTGCAAAAAGGGATGAATGTTTGGATGGATTGAAATGAAACCGATGAGGACATGGGTGGGTGGTGGTTACCAGAGAATAGAACTTGAATCGGTGCTGACAGCAAGAGATTGGAGGAGATGAATAGTCAGCTTAAATTAgggattttgatattttggtgttttgaacttactatcattattattaattcatGTGTGCCAATAACTATTTGCCATGTATCcataatttcataaataaaataagttggtcTATTACATCATCACTCTGTTAGGCCACCTAGGACATAAACTAACGGACATAAACGAAATGATGAAAAGTAAAATGTTTTGTACATTTAGGGACAAAAAACGAATTTTTGAAAGTTcaaagatgaaaaacaaactctTATAAAAGTTTAGGGACGACAATGATATTTTACCACCCAACAAGAAAGAGATTAAACAAACTGTTCATCACTcatttgtttgaaaatatgGATATAGTTTATTCATTACATGATATAAATGCAAATCTAAGTGTATCATAccatttaataaatttttattagatgagttttttttgacaggttcaaattttattatattgtctAAATATATCTTTAcagttgtaaaattttaagaaaattagaaatgaatgaataacttagttttatttataagatatttttgtttcaagattttatatttttaaacgCAAAGAACATGAGcttttgattataaaattaataacatctaataataatcaattcatgtgaaatttgacatgatattaaaacaaacaaaatatgcaacatccgatgagattttcaaaaaaaaaaacaattcaactaAAAGTAAGAAATAAATATTGTACTACCGCTCACCCTTGGTGTGCttgtcactccacaagtataagtgctggTGAGGTGTGGGGgcaagggtcagggttcaagtctgcaggagggagcttcacacacatatgcacttaaattagattagagtagaaattctatcttgtataaaaaatatatatatatatatatatatatatatatgtattgtaacattaataaaatttacatagcTTTTTTTTTACAGAGAATTAACAAAGGATGGAGAATATATATTGTGATTGAAAATAATCTGAATCTATATTTAGACTTTGAGTCATTTAGGCATTATCACTCATGTTTAGGGACATTAGGaatatggtgatttttttttgtgtggggaAGTCATAACAGCTCTTTTTGCACTTTCACATGCAATACAAGGAAATATCCTGGAAGGTGATGCTTTGAATGGGTTGAGCTGAGccctttgaaaaattaaaatcatcCTCCCCATTGGAAAATTACATCAATCATAGAAGacttttttgttcttgttgaaTAAGTCtgaaaattttagtattaattTTGTTCAAAAGAGTCAATCTGTTTACCCAAAGTCTAGTCTAATGGGCATTTACTATTTAGTGTACTATGAATGGAATCATATTTCCATCCTTgaatttccttcttcttttttatatgaaCGATGGAACATCCTTGAATTTCCTAAAAGTTTGTAGAAATGAAGTTGGGAATGAGTAGGGTCCTtctcctttttgtttctttctgtattcataaaatttataattatttttaaacaaaaggtGATTCTAGAATGCCCCCACAAtcaaaacaagaataaaaagaaaagaaacatcacTTAGAGCATCAGCACTGAATGTGGCAAATGGTAAATGGAGCCCTCTTTTGCAATTCTTTTACAATTCAGCCCAAAATCTTTGCTCCATTGAATGTTGTATTTTGtaactattgtaaaaaaaaatacaattgagctacaataccatcttaaatgtaagatggtactgtagctaatgggataattttttttttaaaattctctctcccccttttaacccgggaatttctctctcctctcccattatttctctttttttctctctctttcttctctctttctcatctgctCTCTGCACTGTTCAGACTCAAGATCTCGGGGGTTTTGACAACGGTGGAATCGGATGGCTCCGATGAGTTTGAATCGGCGTGTGGGTTGCGATCGGCGTGtgggttgatatggatgatggaggaggagTCTAGGTGTGTGATCGGCGTGGGTTTCTTTggaggtggtgggttttttttttttttttttttttttttcaatttcgcCGATctgggttgatatggatgatggaggagttgggttgatatggatgatggaggagAAGTCTGGAAGATCGACGTTGTGGTGGCTGTGCCAATGATCagcgtgatttttttttttttttttttcagtttcgCCAATTTGGAGTTGTGTGGAGATGGAGGAGGTGTCTAGAAGAGAAGAAGGTGAAAGTTAAGTAATGGTGATTCAGTGAggataaaattggaaaaaatatattttattgtgatgatatattattttaatgagtagaatagaaaaataaaagttttgatattgggtattgtaaaatggtatgttataattaataaagtagtttttttagatggtaaaatagaatagaattaggaaaaatgagtgtggatgctcttagaacAAAATGTTTTGGCACTAGTAAGGGAAGGTGGTAACTGAACAAATATAATTGTAGAAAAGGGAacgtttcttttttcttttttttttttgaaaaaaaaaaaaaaaaaaaaaagaggttagaAGCCAATTGTAGCAGCCCTTAACAGTCTTCGGACTAAACCTTATATTTGTAAAGCATAAGAAGCACCATTGCTTCATTAGTAGGGAAAGAGCTCGAATTCAGGACCTACAAAAAAGGAAAACGGGCTACATAGTCTACATTTCTATTACATTGATCACATATATGCAGCTAttccaccaaaaataaaaacaataaacaaagaaaagaaaccgcaattcaaaatatgaaaaggaatttttttttgtaaagcaAAAGATGCATAAaggtttttatcaaaaaaaaaaaaaaaaaatgcataaaggagaaaataaaaggataaaaaaagacCACTTCACCTACAAGGGAAGTTATGGCATGTTTGGTTAATTTTCCCCAACTTCAATGGCAACTCTATTGGCCCAATCGAACTGGATTCTCTTGCCGACCGTTGTTTCTTGGCTTTTTCCTCATCTCCTataaacaacacaacacaacacaacccCAAAATCCAAAACAGCCTAAAACCCCTTTTCTTCACcctcaccctctctctctcaaatcccaTCCATCAATGGCGGCTTCGTTGATTCTCTATCTTATCTTTCTCATCTCAACACTTTCCCTCTTAGCTTCATCTTCACCCTCATCCAAAGCTACTCACAACCCCACAACCTTCACCGTTCCTCTCACACCCATCTTCACAAAACACCCATCTTCAGATCCAGTCAAAACTTTCAATTCCCTAGCCTCTGCTTCTCTAACCAGAGCTCACCACCTCaaacacccaaaatcaaaatccccACTTGCCAAAACCAAAGTTTTTCCTCACAGCTATGGAGGCTACTCAATCTCTCTCAGCTTTGGCACACCCCCACAAACCATTCCTTTTCTCTTAGACACTGGCAGTAGCCTCGTTTGGTTTCCCTGTACCTCACGATATCTCTGCACCGATTGCGATTTCCCTAACGTAGACCCATCAAAAATCCCATCTTTCATTCCAAAACTATCATCTTCTTCGAAAATCATCGGCTGCAAAAACCCCAAATGTGCTTGGATTTCAGGCCCAAATGTTGTGTCTCGTTGCCAAGACTGTACTAACTCAGAAAACTGTACCCAAGCTTGCCCTCCGTATTTACTTCAATACGGTTCAGGCTCAACTCTTGGGTTATCACTTTCCGAGTCCCTCAATTTTCCTGAGAAAGTTTTCACCGATTTTCTCGTTGGGTGCTCCATTTTCTCGACCCGACAACCCGCTGGCATTGCCGGGTTTGGTCGGAGTCCAGAATCTTtaccttcccaattgggtctcAGTAAATTCTCTTACTGCTTAATTTCTCGCAGCCTCGACGACTCGTCGGAGGGCAGTGACCTCGTTTTGTACAGGGGGTCTAGTTCGGATTCCAAAACCAGTGGCCTAAGCTACACGCCGTTTAGGAAAAACCCAGTGTCCAACAACTCAGCTTTTCTCGAGTACTATTACCTTAACCTTCGTAAAGTCATTGTGGGCGGTAAGTCAGTTAATATTCCGTACAAGTACTTGGTTCCTGACGGTAACGGAAACGGAGGCACTATCGTGGACTCTGGTACCACTTTCACCTTCATGGAAAAGCCAGTATTTGACGCCGTTACCACGGCGTTCGAGACCCAAATGGGTAATTTGCCTAGAGCTGCTGACGTGGAAGCAAAATCTGGCTTGGGGCCTTGTTATAATCTTGCTGGGGTAAAATTAGAGAAGGTTAAATTTCCAGATTTAACCTTTCACTTCAAAGGTGGAGCAAAGTTGGAATTACCAGTGGTAAATTATTTTGCATTTGCTGGTAATTCTAGTGTGGTGTGCTTGACTATTGTGACAGACAGTGGATTTGGTCCAGGACAAACAGTCGGGCCAGCTATAATTTTGGGAAATTTTCAGCAGCAGAATTTATATGTGGAGTATGATTTGGAAAATGAGAGATTTGGATTTAGGCAACAAAGTTGTAACAAGTGAGCTGGACTTAACTCAAATTCTAGGCAAAAGTTGGTACTAGTTGAGAATAATGCAGCCAAATAGGATTGGTCATTATTGGGTATGGGCACGTTATGCATGTGGAGGTTGCTGAGGAATGAGAGGCAAAGATAATGGTGGGTGGTGATGACATTAAAGTCATTTTTGCTTACAGTGCCTATTGGGGTTGCAGTCAAAATtactatgtatttttttttaatttaatattctTATGATGACTgtttagataataaaataatgttatgtTTTTAGGATGATGATATCATTGATAtctttttcataataatttatcaaaagatGTTGACATTTTTTGAATGATGTCTTGtggaattttcaaatttttctgtTTAGATCTAATTATAATTATTAGCCGTTATATATGTTCTAACTTCTTAATCTATAATAGCGGTTGTTGGTGTTTTCTATGTTGCTTTCTACTGTAACATCATGCATTTTTGTGGGTGCTCTATTCTTGTTTCTAAGCATGACTTTTTGGCTACAGtgtcttcctttttctttcttatcttcGTAGGTAAGCTTCTGAACCCTTTTGTCACTTTTAattccattttttattcaatcactTTACTGTGCATTTGAATGACTTAGAGCTTGTTTGGATCACCATAACTCTTTGAGTGATATCACTAAGTTTTCGTCACTGAGTTTCTAAAACGCGTGGCTCCCACcgaaaaaattttgtttggcttGGTTTTTGGGTGATGTTTCCATCATTCAAAAGtcaaaaatttgagtgatgaatgatggaaattgaaaacagaATATTGGTGTTTTCAGTTCTGAAATATGAGTTATGGTGGCAAAAGGTGAGTTATGTGACCAAACaagaattttggagtttttaagataaaGTGAGATTTGAGacttttgagttatgagttatggattttgagttatgagtattgagttatgaaaactgagtcATAGTCAAACCAAACGAACCCTTATTATTTTATctgtttatttgatttttaagctGTTCCCATTAACACTCAACTTTATAATAGAACTTTTGTCAACTATTTAGCTTTATGTAAGTATTTTATCAGCTTTATAGGTTTTAGGGTCAGCTTTATTCCATTTCTcccatttatttaatttttttattaagtgggACTCACATTATTTTAACGTTAAGAGCTGCATGTTAACatttgccttaaaaaaaaaaattcaaccaaacAGGCACAATCTGAGCCAGGAGACATTGATGTTTAGATGTTATTGATTTGTTTGTCAAGAATAATGATTTGGTGCACCATGAAATAATGGTAACTCCTCTCAATATAATGAGCATGCATTTCATTAGAACCCCATTGTCGCGGATCTTGCTTACATGCGAATGACAGCAACATCACCTTTAGCCTTTAGGTGAAGCTTTTAATTTGAATTAGGTGAGGCAATTAAAGTAGGTGCAATACATTATAATCTGTGCAACAACTTACTTCAGACTCCAATTGGCCACCGTTGAAGCATTTGTGGAAACTCACAAGTAAATTGAAAACAAGAGCGGTGAACAAAGCTATAGATATGCTGCTTTTGGCAGCTCCAGTTTAAAACCTTCCATACCCTAAAGCATACAGATTAGGATTAGGGATGGTATTGGCGCATGGCGGGGCCAAAGAATGGTGTATTCATCTTGCCTCGCATGGTTTTGTCTTATCTCGTTTCCGCTCTACCCCACATGACAGGACAAATTATCTTGCCTTTACATATAGTCAAGTCTAATTGTACTTATTGTATAACCTCCTCCACTTCTAATTTCTACATGTGTGTAATTCCATGTTGGTATTAGATTTATGGGTCATGTTAACGAGTATCCAtagggcaattgttaataaaccatattagaaaaattttaacaccatttttattataaatataaaaagttgatagaaaaattaattgttttatcatttttctataaaatatttttaaaaatagtttctaaACTAATGTCCTTAGAGCATTCATTAACATATCCCTAGATTTATTCAGTCTCTTATCTCAATTATGAAGGCATGTATAGAAACTTATTCCACCGGTTTTGTCTCTTATTTCAATTATGAAGGCATATGTATTAACTTGTTCCACCAGTTTTGTCTTCTTTTAACAAACATAGAAATgtccttctcaaaaaacaaaacaaaacaaataaacatagaAATGTCATGACTATATGAGATAGATAACGAAGTAATAAAATGGGTGAAACCTTATCCTATTGAAtaccattaaaataaaacaccaaagaaaacaagtaataataataaggtaaaaatgaaaaacaaaccaTCTAACTTTCagtctttttcatttcagtccttttagttttgtcatttcagtcctctaattttcaattgttgtcaatttgGTACTCTGTTAAACCCCAGTTATGTCCTGCCATTAATTGAACCAAAACGACGTtgttttgactctttttttaaaaaataaattttggcattaaaagaaaattaaaaaaaaaaactgatattaaaaaaaatagaaaaaaaaaaagagaaaacatttAGGCGTCGTTCCCCCTTACCTGAAATCAAAACCAACACATCAGAAAATTCAACACAATCAACGTAATGCAGCTCTAAACTGAACACCATTTCATcgaaaatcaaatccaaattaaccaaaaccaaagagagaaagagagaggataGAGAATTGAACCTCGAAGGAGACGACAACGACGAGTCTCGccattcttttagttttgtcatttcaatcctctaattttcaattgttgtcaatttgGTACTCTGTTAAACCCCAGTTATGTCCTGCCATTAATTGAACCAAAATGACGTTGTTttgacttttttaaaaaaaataaatttcggaattaaaagaaaattaaaaaaaaaactgatattaaaaaaaaaagaaaaaaaaaaagagaaaacatttAGGCGTCGT
This genomic stretch from Castanea sativa cultivar Marrone di Chiusa Pesio chromosome 9, ASM4071231v1 harbors:
- the LOC142611310 gene encoding putative aspartyl protease At4g16563, which gives rise to MAASLILYLIFLISTLSLLASSSPSSKATHNPTTFTVPLTPIFTKHPSSDPVKTFNSLASASLTRAHHLKHPKSKSPLAKTKVFPHSYGGYSISLSFGTPPQTIPFLLDTGSSLVWFPCTSRYLCTDCDFPNVDPSKIPSFIPKLSSSSKIIGCKNPKCAWISGPNVVSRCQDCTNSENCTQACPPYLLQYGSGSTLGLSLSESLNFPEKVFTDFLVGCSIFSTRQPAGIAGFGRSPESLPSQLGLSKFSYCLISRSLDDSSEGSDLVLYRGSSSDSKTSGLSYTPFRKNPVSNNSAFLEYYYLNLRKVIVGGKSVNIPYKYLVPDGNGNGGTIVDSGTTFTFMEKPVFDAVTTAFETQMGNLPRAADVEAKSGLGPCYNLAGVKLEKVKFPDLTFHFKGGAKLELPVVNYFAFAGNSSVVCLTIVTDSGFGPGQTVGPAIILGNFQQQNLYVEYDLENERFGFRQQSCNK